A section of the Streptomyces sp. V3I8 genome encodes:
- a CDS encoding SDR family NAD(P)-dependent oxidoreductase, producing MAEWTADRLPSMTGVTVVITGAGGGIGLVTARELARAGAHVVLAVRNVDKARRAVAGMRGDFDVRHLDVADLDSVHAFAAAYTGAVDVLINNAGVMDIPAARTAQGLDVQTATNYFGPFVLTNLLLPRLTDRVVTVSSQLHRFGRLDLDDLDWRTRKYNGLAVYEASKLAVVLFSLELQRRLTASGSHVRSVVAHPGVARTGLVTHSPLRLVNRLPFLVQDVEHGALPLMYAATQDVPGNAYVGPDGLFSFTGSPLVRKPSRAGLDGAVAKRLWQATAALTGTGI from the coding sequence ATGGCCGAATGGACTGCGGACCGGCTGCCGAGCATGACCGGCGTGACAGTAGTGATCACCGGCGCCGGTGGGGGGATCGGGCTGGTGACCGCTCGCGAACTTGCACGGGCCGGCGCTCACGTGGTGCTGGCCGTGCGCAACGTCGACAAGGCGCGCCGGGCAGTGGCCGGTATGCGCGGAGATTTCGATGTCCGGCACCTCGATGTCGCCGATCTGGACTCGGTCCACGCGTTCGCGGCCGCGTACACCGGTGCCGTCGATGTTCTGATCAACAACGCTGGGGTGATGGATATCCCGGCGGCGCGCACCGCGCAGGGCCTGGACGTTCAGACCGCGACGAACTATTTCGGGCCGTTCGTGCTCACCAACCTGCTGCTGCCCCGGCTGACCGACCGCGTGGTGACGGTCTCCAGCCAGCTGCACCGCTTTGGCAGGCTGGACCTCGACGACCTCGACTGGCGCACCCGCAAGTACAACGGGCTGGCCGTCTACGAGGCGTCCAAGCTCGCCGTGGTGCTGTTCTCGCTGGAGTTGCAGCGCCGCTTGACCGCCTCGGGCAGCCATGTCCGCTCGGTCGTCGCTCACCCTGGCGTCGCGCGGACCGGACTGGTCACGCACTCGCCGCTGAGACTCGTCAACCGGCTCCCGTTCCTGGTCCAGGACGTGGAACACGGAGCGCTGCCGCTCATGTACGCGGCCACGCAAGACGTTCCTGGCAACGCCTACGTCGGTCCGGACGGGTTGTTCAGCTTCACGGGCTCCCCACTGGTCCGCAAGCCCAGCCGGGCCGGCCTGGACGGGGCCGTCGCCAAGAGGCTCTGGCAGGCAACCGCCGCTCTCACCGGAACCGGCATCTGA
- a CDS encoding helix-turn-helix transcriptional regulator — MADTALDSDGLADFLRGRRTSLQPEDVGLRRGVRRRTIGLRREEVAELCDMSADYLARLERGSGSQPSQQMAAAIARGLRLTPDERDHLFLLCGHRLPTRHLREAHISPGLLRVMDRLQDTPAQIVGPVGETLQQTPPAVALLGNETHHTGPARSALYRWFNDPGARHRYLPEDHHQHSRVYVSTLRAGAAAQGPGSSAALLVADLQHNEEFAELWNRHEVGLRWSGAKRFVHPQIGRIDVYCQTLLDPDQGQSLLIFTATPGTESHDKLALLTVLGTDTFAGS, encoded by the coding sequence ATGGCGGACACGGCACTGGACAGTGATGGTCTGGCCGATTTCCTGCGCGGACGCCGGACGTCCCTGCAACCCGAGGACGTCGGGCTGCGCCGCGGTGTGCGACGGCGCACGATCGGGCTGCGCCGGGAAGAGGTCGCCGAACTGTGCGACATGTCGGCCGACTATCTGGCCCGCTTGGAACGCGGCAGCGGTTCCCAGCCGTCGCAGCAGATGGCGGCGGCCATCGCCCGGGGCCTGCGCCTGACCCCGGACGAACGCGACCACCTGTTCCTGCTGTGCGGGCACCGCCTCCCGACACGGCACCTACGCGAAGCGCACATCAGTCCTGGGCTGCTGCGCGTCATGGACCGGCTTCAGGACACCCCGGCACAGATCGTGGGCCCGGTCGGTGAAACGCTGCAGCAGACGCCGCCCGCCGTAGCGCTGCTCGGCAACGAAACGCACCACACCGGCCCGGCGCGCAGCGCCCTCTACCGATGGTTCAACGACCCCGGCGCCCGCCATCGGTACCTGCCCGAAGACCACCATCAGCACAGCCGCGTCTATGTCTCCACCCTGCGCGCCGGCGCCGCCGCGCAAGGGCCCGGGTCCTCAGCCGCGCTACTCGTGGCCGACCTGCAGCACAACGAGGAATTCGCCGAGCTTTGGAACCGCCATGAAGTGGGACTGCGGTGGAGCGGCGCCAAACGCTTCGTCCACCCTCAGATCGGACGCATCGACGTGTACTGCCAGACACTGCTCGACCCCGACCAGGGACAGTCGCTACTCATCTTCACCGCCACACCCGGCACGGAGAGCCACGACAAGCTCGCCCTGCTGACCGTGCTCGGCACCGACACATTTGCAGGCTCCTGA
- a CDS encoding DUF6461 domain-containing protein has translation MMPTPGFPPHTLDPEGMPIWITDLASEDPYHILHVVHGVEPAEALERLGARTRLTQPCELPDSRPDEWTSLPCAALGMDPGSSAALLAGRVGEWTFVYDDSGFTSENAAKALSADGRTAATSVFSINGDASLTYAVDGKQVAWVDVGGLAPEKDLPRMPAELRAAFEAAGTVEEEGIEPGEADSSIAMRAVCALAGLPLTLSALRQVPLVVLPFG, from the coding sequence ATGATGCCCACGCCCGGCTTCCCGCCGCATACGCTCGATCCCGAAGGAATGCCGATATGGATCACTGATCTGGCCTCCGAAGACCCGTACCACATCCTGCACGTCGTGCACGGCGTCGAACCGGCGGAGGCGCTGGAAAGGCTCGGCGCCAGGACGAGGTTGACGCAGCCCTGCGAACTGCCCGACAGCAGGCCGGACGAGTGGACGTCACTGCCGTGCGCGGCTCTCGGTATGGACCCGGGATCGTCCGCGGCGCTGTTGGCGGGACGCGTCGGCGAGTGGACCTTCGTCTACGACGACTCCGGGTTCACCTCCGAGAACGCGGCGAAGGCACTGTCCGCCGATGGACGGACGGCGGCCACGAGCGTGTTCAGCATCAACGGGGACGCCAGCCTCACCTATGCCGTCGACGGCAAGCAGGTCGCCTGGGTCGACGTCGGCGGTCTCGCCCCGGAGAAGGATCTTCCCCGTATGCCCGCCGAACTGCGCGCGGCCTTCGAAGCCGCCGGCACCGTGGAGGAGGAAGGCATCGAGCCGGGCGAGGCCGACAGCTCCATCGCCATGCGTGCCGTCTGCGCTCTGGCCGGCCTCCCGCTCACCCTGAGCGCCCTGCGTCAGGTCCCGCTGGTGGTCCTGCCGTTCGGCTGA
- a CDS encoding DUF1963 domain-containing protein, whose amino-acid sequence MTSAIRARFRPFREKAEVHGVPADDVERWLATARPCATLTLSDDDPGPVVGRFGGPLLLAADTPDPGHPFVASVDLAALPAGATDLLLPPDGRLLFFALPEAGDDTSMGTVIHVPADAAVTRRDPYAWNSANIAEDDRVFASYPEGPLRVRTDVSLPHHQFIVPAGEEEAVHLPGHPYCSELVEIWEDTKDLIAPSAQMQLGGYADEEAVEFDPVDVAASLAAQAVDAGHWDGPVSDDVADWVLLADWYAGRDVKGREGATVHWVIQREDLAARRFERVFTTVFWNP is encoded by the coding sequence ATGACATCTGCGATACGGGCCCGGTTCCGTCCCTTCCGTGAAAAAGCCGAGGTCCACGGCGTGCCGGCCGACGATGTGGAGCGGTGGCTGGCCACAGCCCGTCCCTGCGCCACCCTGACACTGTCCGACGACGACCCCGGACCGGTCGTGGGACGGTTCGGCGGCCCCCTGCTGCTTGCGGCCGACACCCCGGACCCCGGACACCCCTTCGTGGCCTCGGTCGACCTGGCCGCACTGCCGGCCGGCGCGACGGACCTCCTCTTGCCGCCCGACGGCCGGTTGCTGTTCTTCGCCCTGCCCGAGGCCGGGGACGACACCTCCATGGGAACGGTGATCCACGTGCCGGCCGACGCGGCCGTCACACGTCGGGATCCGTACGCCTGGAACTCGGCGAACATCGCCGAGGACGACAGGGTGTTCGCGAGCTATCCGGAGGGGCCGCTCCGCGTGCGGACCGACGTGTCGCTCCCCCACCACCAGTTCATCGTTCCCGCCGGTGAGGAGGAAGCCGTACACCTTCCCGGGCATCCCTACTGCTCCGAACTCGTCGAGATCTGGGAGGACACCAAGGACCTCATCGCTCCCTCGGCGCAGATGCAGCTCGGAGGATACGCGGACGAGGAGGCCGTGGAGTTCGACCCGGTCGACGTCGCGGCGTCCCTCGCGGCGCAGGCGGTGGACGCCGGCCACTGGGACGGTCCCGTCTCGGACGACGTGGCCGACTGGGTGCTCCTCGCCGACTGGTACGCCGGCAGGGACGTGAAGGGGCGGGAAGGCGCGACCGTCCACTGGGTGATCCAGCGCGAGGACCTCGCGGCCCGACGCTTCGAGCGCGTGTTCACCACCGTCTTCTGGAACCCCTGA
- a CDS encoding helix-turn-helix domain-containing protein, with protein sequence MTHIELGDNGRQLLDQLFDKWSLLVLDALCDRPRRFNELRQHLPAVTPKSLTACLRRLERNGVIERVILSTEPVAVEYRISPLGRTLQDPLQTLLRWVGNHLDTVDASRSRYDQRHTRS encoded by the coding sequence GTGACCCACATAGAGCTCGGTGACAACGGTCGACAACTACTCGACCAGCTCTTCGACAAGTGGTCGCTACTGGTGCTGGACGCCTTGTGCGATCGCCCCCGGCGTTTCAACGAGCTTCGCCAGCACCTGCCCGCGGTCACCCCGAAATCCCTGACGGCATGCCTGCGGCGGCTGGAACGCAACGGCGTGATCGAGCGAGTGATCCTGTCCACCGAGCCCGTGGCGGTCGAGTACCGCATCTCCCCTCTGGGGCGCACCCTCCAGGACCCTCTGCAGACCCTGCTGAGGTGGGTGGGCAATCACCTCGACACGGTGGACGCCTCCCGCTCCCGCTACGACCAGCGGCATACGCGCAGTTGA
- a CDS encoding enoyl-CoA hydratase/isomerase family protein, whose amino-acid sequence MADTYSTLHVSVTDGVAYAIIDNPPVNLLDAALMTDLDRFTGAMFAAADVRVIVFDSADPDFFIAHGDMRIAEDPQSFAALDIASEQDPSLNPMMRLHERIRTLPQITIAKLRGLARGGGAELLSAMDMRFAAREHAGLAQPEDTMGIIPGAGGTVYLPGLVGRARALEIILSGQLVDAPTAERMGWVNRAVPAAELDHVVDTLAARIAALAPGVARATVEAVDAAAVSTAGGLATANELFGQLFSTPDAGRRGEAALAAGAQTRDGERHLEALIDGLA is encoded by the coding sequence ATGGCCGACACCTACTCGACCCTGCATGTCTCTGTCACCGACGGTGTGGCGTACGCCATCATCGACAACCCTCCCGTCAACCTGCTCGATGCCGCCCTCATGACGGACTTGGACCGGTTCACGGGCGCCATGTTCGCCGCCGCCGACGTCCGAGTGATCGTTTTCGACAGCGCGGATCCGGACTTCTTCATCGCGCACGGAGACATGCGCATCGCCGAGGACCCTCAGTCGTTCGCGGCGCTTGATATCGCCTCGGAGCAGGACCCCTCCTTGAATCCGATGATGCGCCTGCACGAACGCATCCGGACCCTGCCGCAGATCACCATCGCCAAACTGCGCGGGCTGGCACGCGGAGGCGGTGCGGAACTGCTGTCCGCGATGGACATGAGGTTCGCGGCTCGTGAGCATGCCGGCTTGGCCCAGCCGGAAGACACGATGGGCATCATCCCGGGCGCGGGAGGCACCGTCTATCTGCCCGGCCTCGTCGGCCGCGCACGCGCGCTGGAGATCATTCTCAGCGGCCAGCTGGTCGATGCCCCGACCGCGGAACGGATGGGCTGGGTGAACCGGGCCGTGCCGGCTGCCGAGCTCGACCACGTCGTCGACACCCTGGCCGCCCGCATCGCCGCCCTGGCGCCCGGCGTTGCCCGCGCCACGGTCGAGGCGGTGGACGCCGCAGCGGTGTCCACCGCCGGTGGCCTGGCCACGGCGAACGAACTGTTCGGCCAGCTCTTCAGCACTCCCGACGCGGGCCGCCGCGGAGAGGCGGCACTGGCCGCCGGCGCGCAGACCCGGGACGGAGAGCGCCACCTCGAGGCCCTGATCGACGGCCTCGCCTGA
- a CDS encoding transposase family protein, producing the protein MLDIPHEVVEHDSWLICAGRRELRARWRRLSCFQQAFLVLVHLRKNETLHRVGAGFGVSTATATATATATATAGR; encoded by the coding sequence ATGCTCGACATCCCGCACGAGGTGGTTGAGCATGATTCCTGGCTCATCTGCGCCGGAAGGCGTGAACTGCGTGCGCGTTGGCGGCGGCTGAGCTGCTTCCAGCAGGCTTTCCTTGTGCTGGTGCACCTGCGCAAGAACGAGACGCTGCACCGGGTGGGAGCCGGGTTCGGTGTCTCCACCGCCACCGCCACCGCCACCGCCACCGCCACCGCCACCGCCGGACGGTAG
- a CDS encoding amino acid ABC transporter ATP-binding protein, with protein sequence MAVDPLIELRDVNKYFGELHVLRDITLTVGRGEVVVVIGPSGSGKSTLCRAINRLEPVQSGEIRLDGQPLAQEGKDLARLRAEVGMVFQSFNLFAHKTVLQNVSLGQMKVRGRKKAEADRRSLELLDRVGLASQAPKYPAQLSGGQQQRVAIARALAMDPKALLFDEPTSALDPEMINEVLEVMQQLARDGMTMVVVTHEMGFARSAANRVVFMADGAVVEDRTPEEFFTAPRSDRAKDFLSKILTH encoded by the coding sequence ATGGCCGTTGATCCGTTGATCGAGCTGCGTGACGTCAACAAGTACTTCGGGGAACTGCACGTCCTGCGGGACATCACCCTCACCGTCGGCAGGGGGGAGGTGGTCGTGGTCATCGGCCCCTCGGGGTCGGGCAAGTCGACCCTCTGCAGGGCGATCAACCGTCTGGAGCCCGTCCAGTCGGGTGAGATCAGGCTGGACGGGCAGCCCCTCGCACAGGAGGGCAAGGACCTCGCGAGGCTCCGTGCCGAGGTGGGGATGGTGTTCCAGTCCTTCAACCTCTTCGCGCACAAGACGGTCCTGCAGAACGTCTCGCTGGGACAGATGAAGGTGCGCGGCCGGAAGAAGGCCGAGGCCGACAGGCGCTCGCTCGAACTGCTCGACCGGGTGGGGCTCGCCTCGCAGGCGCCGAAGTACCCGGCGCAGCTGTCCGGCGGCCAGCAGCAGCGTGTGGCCATCGCCCGCGCGCTCGCCATGGACCCCAAGGCGCTGCTCTTCGACGAGCCGACGTCGGCGCTCGACCCGGAGATGATCAACGAGGTCCTGGAGGTCATGCAGCAGCTCGCGCGTGACGGAATGACGATGGTCGTCGTCACCCACGAGATGGGATTCGCCCGCTCGGCGGCCAACCGTGTCGTCTTCATGGCCGACGGCGCCGTCGTCGAGGACCGGACCCCGGAGGAGTTCTTCACCGCCCCGCGCAGCGACCGGGCAAAGGATTTCCTCTCCAAAATCCTCACACACTGA
- a CDS encoding DUF6278 family protein, with the protein MNIPFLGNWRKKRGPARGVAIFSDGESDHEGVAGLLSECELLRSQAQQAGIELDDSAASLEALDQLLPRWRDDEESLPWLGNDAGLYLGTVIVRSVPGAVWEVWPNGQPVVRLESGREIDVVVSGHAWAASGVPELSQLYAEVAET; encoded by the coding sequence ATGAACATCCCTTTCCTGGGCAACTGGCGCAAGAAGCGGGGCCCCGCCAGGGGAGTCGCGATCTTCTCGGACGGCGAGAGCGACCACGAGGGGGTGGCCGGACTGCTCTCCGAATGCGAACTGCTCCGCTCCCAGGCCCAGCAGGCGGGAATCGAACTCGACGACTCGGCCGCCTCGTTGGAGGCGCTGGACCAGCTGCTGCCGCGCTGGCGCGACGACGAGGAGAGCCTGCCCTGGCTCGGCAACGACGCCGGCCTCTACCTCGGCACGGTCATCGTCCGCTCGGTCCCCGGCGCGGTCTGGGAGGTCTGGCCCAACGGGCAGCCCGTCGTGCGGCTGGAGTCGGGACGGGAGATCGACGTGGTCGTCTCGGGCCACGCGTGGGCGGCCAGCGGAGTTCCCGAACTGTCCCAGCTCTACGCCGAGGTGGCGGAGACGTGA
- a CDS encoding SGNH/GDSL hydrolase family protein has protein sequence MSSREWEEFGVRRRVWGDAVALALLSTTVPVALAVPVEAASRAAVRPVPLERHFDNTAVSDDTRPAEADFDGSGGSLSAQDLAAAGWTPGRSLTVQGARLTLPRRTPGEPDNVRADGQSVRVRGHGDALAFLVAGTGGGEESGTGAVRYRDGSRSSYRLTAPDWRGGPLATKAVALPHVNTPGGQLAGKTKLYVVTVPLARGRAVDSVRLPVNGDLHVFALSVRPESRGWTGSWAASSSGYTAVGPWTDRTLRLVVHTSAGGPRVRIRLDNTFAAAPVRIGGATVAVQASGAAPRGAPVPLSFKGSAGPDLPAGAQEFSDPLGFDVPADSNLLVSLHLPGTVTAAPVHSLAVQQSYVSEPGDHAADAGPDAYTSTILGWPLLTGVDVAGGPGSVVVLGDSITDGEKSTRDANRRWPDLLADRLRAQGAVPRYGVLNHGISANRVVTDRYAGDGVSTDTGGVSALHRLDRDVLAQTSARTVVVFQGVNDVRWGASAEQVVEGLREVAERVRGRGLRVVAATIAPCAGEARCTGAVDAERSAVNGWIREQAGAGAGAAVDGVLDFDAVLRDPADPARLLPAYDSGDHLHPGDAGLAALADSVDLELL, from the coding sequence GTGAGCAGCCGCGAGTGGGAGGAGTTCGGTGTGCGCCGACGTGTGTGGGGCGATGCCGTCGCCCTTGCTCTGCTGTCGACAACGGTTCCCGTCGCACTGGCGGTTCCCGTGGAGGCCGCGTCACGGGCCGCGGTGCGGCCCGTCCCCCTGGAACGGCACTTCGACAACACGGCCGTGAGCGACGACACGCGGCCCGCCGAGGCGGACTTCGACGGCTCGGGCGGCTCCCTGTCGGCGCAGGACCTGGCCGCCGCCGGCTGGACGCCGGGGCGCTCGCTGACGGTCCAGGGCGCCCGGCTGACCCTGCCCCGCCGGACGCCGGGCGAGCCCGACAACGTACGCGCCGACGGGCAGTCCGTGCGGGTACGCGGCCACGGTGACGCGCTCGCCTTCCTGGTCGCGGGCACGGGTGGCGGCGAGGAGAGCGGCACGGGTGCGGTGCGGTACCGCGACGGTTCGCGCTCCTCCTACCGGCTGACCGCGCCGGACTGGCGCGGCGGGCCGCTCGCCACCAAGGCCGTGGCCCTGCCGCACGTCAACACCCCCGGCGGGCAGCTCGCCGGGAAGACGAAGCTGTACGTCGTGACCGTGCCCCTCGCCCGGGGGCGCGCGGTGGACTCCGTGCGGCTGCCGGTCAACGGCGACCTGCATGTGTTCGCCCTGTCCGTACGCCCCGAAAGCCGTGGCTGGACCGGGAGTTGGGCCGCTTCCTCCTCGGGCTACACCGCGGTCGGGCCCTGGACGGACCGGACGCTGCGCCTGGTGGTGCACACCTCGGCCGGCGGGCCGCGGGTGCGCATCCGGCTCGACAACACCTTCGCCGCCGCACCCGTACGGATCGGCGGCGCGACGGTGGCCGTGCAGGCGTCCGGGGCGGCTCCGCGCGGCGCTCCCGTGCCGCTGTCCTTCAAGGGCTCCGCCGGTCCGGACCTTCCGGCCGGGGCCCAGGAGTTCAGCGATCCGCTGGGCTTCGACGTGCCCGCGGACAGCAATCTGCTCGTGAGCCTCCATCTGCCGGGGACGGTGACGGCGGCGCCCGTGCACAGTCTGGCCGTGCAGCAGTCGTACGTCAGCGAGCCCGGTGACCACGCGGCGGACGCCGGGCCGGACGCGTACACCTCGACGATCCTCGGCTGGCCGCTGCTGACCGGTGTCGACGTGGCCGGCGGGCCGGGGTCCGTCGTGGTGCTCGGCGATTCCATCACGGACGGCGAGAAGTCCACGCGGGACGCCAACCGGCGCTGGCCCGACCTGCTGGCCGACCGGCTCCGGGCGCAGGGCGCGGTGCCGCGCTACGGGGTGCTCAACCACGGGATCTCGGCGAACCGGGTGGTCACGGACCGGTACGCCGGCGACGGGGTGTCCACCGACACGGGCGGGGTGAGTGCGCTGCACCGGCTGGACCGGGACGTTCTGGCGCAGACGTCCGCGCGGACGGTCGTCGTGTTCCAGGGGGTGAACGACGTGCGGTGGGGAGCGAGCGCGGAACAGGTCGTCGAAGGGCTGCGGGAGGTCGCGGAGCGTGTTCGCGGCCGCGGGCTCCGGGTGGTGGCCGCGACGATCGCGCCCTGCGCGGGGGAGGCACGGTGCACGGGCGCCGTCGACGCGGAGCGCTCCGCCGTGAACGGGTGGATCAGGGAGCAGGCCGGCGCGGGGGCCGGGGCCGCCGTCGACGGCGTGCTGGACTTCGACGCCGTGCTGCGGGATCCGGCCGACCCCGCGCGGCTGCTGCCCGCCTACGACAGCGGGGATCATCTGCATCCCGGGGACGCGGGGCTCGCCGCGCTGGCCGATTCCGTGGACCTGGAGTTGCTGTAG
- a CDS encoding exodeoxyribonuclease III, with protein sequence MRIATWNVNSVTARLPRVLAWLESTGTDVLCIQETKTTAEQFPSDELRELGYESAVNATGRWNGVAVVSRVGLEDIVRGLPGGPDYEGVEEPRAVSATCGPVRVWSVYVPNGREVGHPHYAYKLQWFEALRAAVAEDAAGGRPFAVLGDYNVAPTDDDVFDRSLFEGSTHVTEPERAALAALRGTGLTDVVPRPLKYDHPFTYWDYRQLGFPKNRGMRIDLVYGNTPFSKAVTDAYVDREERKGKGASDHAPVVVDLDV encoded by the coding sequence ATGCGTATCGCCACCTGGAACGTGAACTCGGTCACCGCCCGTCTCCCGAGGGTGCTGGCCTGGCTGGAGAGCACCGGCACGGACGTGCTGTGCATCCAGGAGACCAAGACCACGGCCGAGCAGTTCCCGTCCGACGAACTCCGCGAGCTGGGCTACGAGTCGGCGGTGAACGCGACGGGGCGGTGGAACGGCGTGGCGGTGGTGTCCCGGGTGGGCCTCGAGGACATCGTGCGCGGCCTGCCGGGCGGCCCGGACTACGAGGGCGTCGAGGAGCCGCGCGCCGTCTCCGCGACCTGCGGCCCGGTCCGCGTCTGGTCGGTCTACGTGCCGAACGGCCGCGAGGTGGGCCACCCGCACTACGCGTACAAGCTCCAGTGGTTCGAGGCCCTGAGAGCGGCGGTCGCCGAGGACGCGGCGGGCGGCCGCCCGTTCGCGGTGCTGGGCGACTACAACGTGGCGCCGACGGACGACGACGTCTTCGACCGGTCCCTCTTCGAGGGCTCCACCCACGTCACCGAACCGGAGCGCGCCGCCCTCGCCGCCCTGCGCGGCACCGGCCTCACGGACGTGGTCCCGCGCCCCCTCAAGTACGACCACCCGTTCACGTACTGGGACTACCGCCAGCTCGGCTTCCCCAAGAACCGGGGCATGCGCATCGACCTGGTCTACGGCAACACCCCGTTCTCGAAGGCGGTCACCGACGCCTACGTGGACAGGGAGGAGCGCAAGGGCAAGGGCGCCTCGGACCACGCCCCGGTGGTCGTGGACCTGGACGTCTAG
- a CDS encoding MBL fold metallo-hydrolase — MRLTKNTHACVRLEKDGRALVIDPGLFSEADAAVGVDAILVTHEHPDHFSEGHLRAGLEANPEAQIYTLRSVADQLSAAFPGRVHTVGHGDTFTAAGFDVQVHGELHAVIHPDIPRITNVGFLVDGGRVFHPGDALTVPDHAVETLMLPVQAPWSKISEVIDYVREVKPQRAYDIHDALLTDLARPAYDRQIGTLGGCEHLRLAPGETADL, encoded by the coding sequence ATGAGACTCACGAAGAACACGCACGCCTGTGTCCGCCTGGAGAAGGACGGCCGCGCCCTCGTCATCGACCCCGGCCTCTTCAGCGAGGCGGACGCCGCGGTGGGCGTGGACGCGATCCTCGTCACGCACGAGCACCCCGACCACTTCAGCGAAGGGCACCTGCGGGCCGGTCTGGAGGCCAACCCCGAGGCGCAGATCTACACGCTGAGGTCCGTCGCCGACCAGCTCTCGGCCGCGTTCCCGGGGCGGGTGCACACCGTCGGCCACGGTGACACGTTCACCGCCGCGGGATTCGACGTACAGGTCCACGGTGAACTGCACGCCGTGATCCACCCCGACATCCCGCGCATCACGAACGTCGGCTTCCTCGTCGACGGCGGGCGCGTCTTCCACCCGGGCGACGCGCTCACCGTCCCCGACCACGCGGTCGAGACGCTGATGCTGCCCGTGCAGGCACCCTGGAGCAAGATCTCCGAGGTCATCGACTACGTCCGTGAGGTCAAGCCGCAGCGCGCGTACGACATCCACGACGCCCTCCTGACCGACCTGGCGCGCCCCGCGTACGACCGGCAGATCGGCACGCTGGGCGGTTGCGAGCACCTGAGGCTGGCGCCGGGAGAGACCGCCGACCTGTGA
- the pcaC gene encoding 4-carboxymuconolactone decarboxylase: MINTLQYRFDGPEDAPVLILGPSLGTTWHMWDRQVPELAKQWRIFRFDLPGHGGAPAHPAGSVTELAERLLATLDALGVQRFGYAGCALGGAVGAELALRRPDRLASLTLIAASPRFGTADEFRQRGVIVRSNGLDPIARTSPERWFTSGFAAAQPAITEWAVQMVRTTDPGCYIAACEALAAFDIRAELGRIGVPTLVLVGSDDQVTGPAEARTLVAGIPDARLAVVPGASHLVPVEQPAAVTDLLVRHFSTAWQQPAYDSSTGQMAVVVPPAHPVPAAQQQMSPVAEIAPAPQPEAVVGRADPYDAGLKVRREVLGDAHVDRALAQADEFSGDFQEFVTRYAWGEIWDRPGLDRRSRSCVTLTALVAGGHLDELAFHTRAALRNGLTPVEIKEVLLQAAVYCGVPAANSAFKVAQQVIREETTPQE, encoded by the coding sequence ATGATCAATACGCTGCAGTACCGCTTTGACGGGCCGGAGGACGCCCCGGTGCTGATCCTGGGGCCGTCCCTCGGCACCACCTGGCACATGTGGGACCGGCAGGTTCCGGAGCTGGCCAAGCAGTGGCGGATCTTCCGGTTCGATCTGCCGGGCCACGGCGGGGCGCCGGCGCACCCGGCCGGATCGGTCACCGAGCTCGCCGAGCGGCTGCTGGCGACCCTCGACGCGCTCGGCGTCCAGCGGTTCGGTTACGCGGGCTGCGCGCTCGGCGGCGCGGTGGGCGCCGAACTGGCGCTGCGCCGCCCGGACCGTCTCGCCTCGCTGACGCTGATCGCGGCCTCCCCGCGCTTCGGCACGGCCGACGAGTTCCGCCAGCGCGGTGTGATCGTCCGGTCGAACGGCCTGGACCCCATCGCGCGCACGTCCCCCGAGCGCTGGTTCACGAGCGGTTTCGCCGCGGCGCAGCCCGCGATCACCGAATGGGCCGTGCAGATGGTGCGCACCACGGACCCGGGCTGCTACATCGCCGCCTGCGAGGCGCTCGCCGCGTTCGACATCCGCGCCGAACTCGGCCGGATCGGGGTGCCGACCCTCGTCCTGGTCGGCTCGGACGACCAGGTCACGGGGCCCGCCGAGGCCCGCACCCTGGTCGCCGGGATACCCGACGCCCGCCTCGCGGTCGTGCCCGGCGCCTCCCACCTGGTGCCCGTCGAACAGCCCGCCGCGGTCACGGACCTCCTCGTACGGCACTTCTCCACCGCCTGGCAGCAGCCGGCCTACGACTCGTCCACCGGACAGATGGCGGTCGTCGTCCCGCCGGCGCACCCGGTGCCCGCCGCGCAGCAGCAGATGTCACCCGTCGCCGAGATCGCCCCCGCCCCCCAGCCCGAGGCGGTCGTGGGCCGGGCCGATCCGTACGACGCCGGCCTCAAGGTCCGCCGCGAGGTGCTCGGGGACGCCCACGTGGACCGGGCGCTGGCCCAGGCCGACGAGTTCTCCGGCGACTTCCAGGAGTTCGTCACCCGCTACGCGTGGGGCGAGATCTGGGACCGGCCCGGTCTCGACCGGCGCTCGCGCAGCTGTGTCACGCTCACCGCCCTGGTCGCGGGCGGCCACCTCGACGAGCTGGCCTTCCACACCCGGGCCGCCCTCCGCAACGGCCTCACCCCGGTCGAGATCAAGGAGGTGCTCCTCCAGGCGGCCGTCTACTGCGGCGTACCGGCGGCGAACAGCGCCTTCAAGGTGGCGCAGCAGGTCATCCGGGAGGAGACCACACCGCAGGAGTGA